A window of Gouania willdenowi chromosome 12, fGouWil2.1, whole genome shotgun sequence contains these coding sequences:
- the LOC114473279 gene encoding synaptic vesicle 2-related protein-like, which yields MNGWRNSTKSTYKRWRNPAQWTDADFSAHTDEDQVTDNEICTIATGGDQYATSSDTNATEATFTINEALEVIGFGKFQWKMSLLTGLAWVADAMEMMILSILGPTLHCEWRIPAYQVALITSVVFIGMGISSPVWGKVSDKYGRKVGLVMCSSWTFFYGILSAFSPVYGWVLVLRGLVGVGIGGIAQSITLYTEFLPVKARSTGVMMLSAFWAAGAILEVLLALLVMPTLGWRWLLGLSAIPMALFICFYSWLPESPRFDVLSGRREKAIATLTRIAKENNKSLPQGRMVEYEQIERGKIKDLFNSRYWKTTVLLWFIWLSNTFTYFGIVLLTTELFRAEHSCWGGTHSDNIEPRCDFECKYLSAADYKDLLLTTFAELPGLLIIVLAVEKIGRKKTMALCFFMYSISLLPLFACIGRIALTIFISIARAFISAGFQVVFVYTPEVFPTENRALAMGISNGMARVGALVSPFVAQVLLRTSVYPTISLYCGCSLLAGIACLILPFETLGKNLQESHLDQEADGQTSSAADNSNGTTLSE from the exons ATGAACGGGTGGAGGAACTCAACGAAAAGCACCTACAAGCGGTGGAGGAATCCTGCGCAGtg GACTGATGCAGATTTCTCTGCTCATACTGATGAAGACCAAGTCACGGACAATGAGATCTGCACCATAGCAACAGGTGGTGACCAATATGCAACCAGCTCGGACACTAATGCGACCGAAG CAACCTTCACTATCAACGAGGCTCTGGAGGTTATCGGTTTTGGAAAGTTTCAGTGGAAAATGTCTCTTCTCACTGGATTGGCATGG GTTGCAGATGCTATGGAGATGATGATTCTCAGCATCCTTGGCCCCACACTGCACTGTGAGTGGAGGATTCCTGCTTATCAAGTCGCACTCATAACATCg GTGGTCTTTATTGGGATGGGGATTAGTTCTCCTGTTTGGGGAAAAGTGTCGGACAAGTACGGCAGAAAAGTA GGCCTTGTCATGTGCTCGTCTTGGACTTTTTTCTACGGAATCTTGAGTGCCTTTAGTCCGGTGTACGGCTGGGTCTTGGTTTTGCGTGGCCTTGTAGGCGTTGGTATTGGAGGAATTGCTCAATC gataacTCTTTACACGGAATTCCTTCCAGTTAAGGCGAGAAGCACCGGCGTCATGATGTTGTCG GCCTTCTGGGCAGCTGGTGCTATACTAGAGGTTCTCCTGGCCTTGTTGGTAATGCCCACTTTGGGTTGGAGATGGCTGCTCGGCTTATCTGCAATACCAATGGCACTCTTTATTTGCTTTTACTCT TGGCTGCCTGAAAGCCCTCGTTTTGATGTGCTGTCAGGGAGGAGAGAAAAGGCAATTGCGACTCTAACCCGCATTGCAAAGGAGAACAACAAGTCTTTACCTCAGGGAAGGATGGTTGAATATGAGCAG ATAGAGCGTGGAAAGATAAAAGATCttttcaattcacgatactggaaGACAACTGTTCTGCTGTGGTTCATATG GTTGTCGAATACCTTCACTTATTTTGGCATTGTCCTACTGACAACTGAGCTGTTTCGGGCTGAACATTCTTGTTGGGGTG GAACCCACAGTGACAATATTGAGCCCCGCTGTGACTttgaatgtaaatatttatcAGCTGCTGACTACAAAGATCTTTTATTGACAACTTTTGCAGAACTTCCAG gtCTTTTAATCATTGTGCTGGCAGTTGAAAAAATTGGCAGAAAAAAAACCATGGCACTGTGTTTCTTCATGTACTCCATAAGCCTTTTGCCTTTATTTGCCTGTATTGGGAG GATCGCTCTGACAATTTTCATCTCCATTGCAAGAGCTTTTATATCTGCAGGGTTccaagttgtttttgtttatacaccagaa GTCTTTCCCACGGAAAACCGAGCCTTAGCCATGGGGATATCCAACGGAATGGCCAGGGTGGGTGCCCTGGTTTCACCTTTTGTTGCACAG GTGTTGCTCAGGACCTCAGTGTATCCAACCATCTCCCTCTACTGTGGCTGTTCTCTGCTGGCTGGCATTGCTTGTTTGATTCTTCCATTTGAGACTTTGGGAAAGAATCTGCAGGAGTCACACCTGGACCAGGAAGCTGATGGACAGACGAGCAGTGCAGCCGATAATTCAAATGGTACAACACTCAGTGAATAA